The Desulfitobacterium chlororespirans DSM 11544 region GGCAATTAAAAGACTTACCGGATTTTAACCCTTCAACAGATGGCAGAATGCCGGAATTGCTGCGGGCTGTCGCGCTTCTCAAGGCCGAACTGGGAAATAGTCTGCCTATTGCCGGAGTAGTCTTGGGACCGATGAGCATTGCCAGCCAATTAATGGGATTGGAAAGACTCTTATACCTTTTACTTGATTCGCCTTGTGAATTTGAAGACATAATAAAATTTACTTCCGGAATCACCTTAAAAGCCGGTTTGGCCCTGCTTGCTCAAGGCGCCCATATCTCGGCGGTAATCGATCCCAGCGCTTCGCAAAGTATTCTGCCCAGCGAGATGTTTGGCCGCTATTTATTACCCTATATCCGTGATATCTTCTTCCAATTCAAAGGGGCAGGGGCGATGGCTTCCTGGCTGGTGATCACGGGAAACAGCAAAGGGCTTTTGCCCTACTATCGCCAGTGTGGAGTAGATATTGCCGGTATAGATTATGAAGTGCCGTTGGCAGAAGCACTGGAGTGGGAAGGAGACTTTTTGAT contains the following coding sequences:
- a CDS encoding uroporphyrinogen decarboxylase family protein; translated protein: MNRLQRLEAALAGHAFGEALCIPLVFGGAAFLTDVKLKKYLQNGEVLAQCQLNSQQKFDYDAVFVYGDNCIEAEALGSRIYFPENAYPYIEKYRLEDPRQLKDLPDFNPSTDGRMPELLRAVALLKAELGNSLPIAGVVLGPMSIASQLMGLERLLYLLLDSPCEFEDIIKFTSGITLKAGLALLAQGAHISAVIDPSASQSILPSEMFGRYLLPYIRDIFFQFKGAGAMASWLVITGNSKGLLPYYRQCGVDIAGIDYEVPLAEALEWEGDFLISGNIKPYRFVNQTPQEISREGKELLSLAAGRRFILSSGCEVPLDTKPENLAALIKAVRDV